In Mustela erminea isolate mMusErm1 chromosome 20, mMusErm1.Pri, whole genome shotgun sequence, the sequence agtggggagcctgattcttctccctctgcctgcagcccccctgtttgtgtgcgctctttctctgtcaaatacataaataattttttttttttttaaagaatactgaggggcgcctgggtggctcagtgggttaagcctctgcctttggctcaggtcatgatcttagggccctgggattaagccccacatcaggctctctgctctccctgctgagcagacagcctgcttccccctctctctctgcctgtttctccgcctacttgggatctctttctgtcaaataaatacataaaatactttcttttaaaaaattaaaaattaaaaaataaatacataaataagaatactgttctaggggtacctggatggctcagtcgttgggtgtctgccttcggctcaggtcatgatcctggggtcctggaattgaaccccgcatcaggctctctgctcagcgggaagcctgcttctccctctccccgtcctcctgcttgtgttttttctctcactgtgtctctgtcaaataaataaataaattctttaaaaaaaatactgttcttgattaaattttattaagattGCGAAGCTATATCATTCCCCTCTTGatagacatttgtgttgtttctatcACCTTGCTCTTATAAAAGTGTTGCTATCAATAGCCCTGAGCATATGCCATTTCAGATTTTTGCGGTAGATTCGTAGAACTGGATCGCTGAGTCAAAAGGTAAGTGCATATGTATTCATTAAACAACAAGttcattcttcttcctccctcagcctctggtaaccacaggaacacagggctttttaaaaaccataaaacagaaacccaaaactgatgagtatcttttatttttatgcctgTGTCTTTGTGTTTTTAGAATAATACCCAGACAGTATTTCGGGAGATAAGCTTTACTGAATTGAATTGGacggttttgttttaatttttttcccctttggcatCACAAAAGTTTAGCTTCTcatagaaatttggaaaataatgagaTAAACGTAAGACTCAAGCCATTCCACCACCCGAAAATAATCAGATTAaacacacaagaaataacaagtgctggcgaggatgtggagaaaaaggaaccctttgGGGATccttggtaggaatgcaaactggtgcagtcactgtagGAGACAGATAAtagggagtttcctcaaaagaattaaaaaatagaactgtcctatgatCCAGtcatcacactactgggtatttaccctgtaTGAAAGCACTAATCCGAAAAGATATTTTCATCCCTCTGTTTATTGCAAcatgatttacaatagccaagatagggaagcaacccaagtgtctacccatagatgaatggataaagaagatgtggtacctataggggcaccagggtggctcagtgggttaagcctctgccttcggctcaggtcatgatctcagggtcctgggatcgagtcccgcatatggggcttccccctctctctctgcctgcctctctgcctacttgtgatctctttctgtcaaataaataaataaagtcattaaaaaaatgtagtacatatagacaatggaatattactgagccgtagaaaagaaggaaatcttgtcatttgcaacaacatggatgaagcggAGGATATGATGTTAAGGGAAATcatcagaaaaggacaaataccatatgacttcacagCTATAgggaatgtaaaaaacaaacacacacacacgataaaaAACGGACAAACAGAAAACTgactcttaaccacagagaatacactgatggttaccagaggggattttggagggggaatgggtgaaatgggtgatgggaattaagagtacacgtatcctgatgagcactgagtaatgcagagaattactgaatcactatattgtatatctgaaactaatataacactgtatgttagttacactggaatttaaaaagataaccaGTATTACATTTTGATACTTTTCATTCATCGTTCctatctctttttccttctccctccagaGAGCCCCAAGTATGTGTGTAAAGACACGTTTATACGCGGCTCTCACTCAGTTTTACATTCTAATTATAAAGGTAGGATTATACTGTAGCTTTCTGCttataacagtatttttaaaaggccattaaatattcttcttttaaaaattcatttgagaaagagagagagagaatgagagagagcgcacaagcagcagggagggtcagagggggaagcaggctccccgctgagcagggagccccatgcaggactcgatcccaggactccaggattatgacctgagccgaaggcagttgcttaaccaactgagccacccaggcgcccccattaaatattctttaagaaCATTCTCTTTTAGAACGAATGCATATTCTGTCATATGAAAATCtcatcattttaatataaaaaaatttttttaaactgagctttaagcccaatgtagggcttgaattcacaatcctgagatcaagagtagcatgttCTATGGAtggagtcagccaggcaccccaaattaccATTTTACTGTTGAAAACTTAGGttgtttttagggttttattCTTCGTTAGTGACCCATGTTGTGTATAAACCCTGTTTAAGCATTTTATTGTCTTAGAGCTATTCCCTAGGAGTAGCTAGATCAGAGGATGAGCTGGATCTGAGGATTCACTGTTCTCTTTTGGGGGGACCCATAAGCTAGAGAAAGCTCCCAAATTCAGACGCTGCTGCTtcgtcttcttttgttttttttaaattcagatgcTTCTATGTGTAGAGTCACTTTACCTTCTAGTTCTAGAAGATACCCACTTCCGTCACACAGAAGAAGAACTCATTTTTCTTACCAAACGTTTATAGAGAGCCTTCGCCAGTAGACCAGAATGAAACCCAAGGATATGGTTAGATTGAGCCCTGAACTTGGGCACAGTTCCTTGGTAGGCATAGCCCCCCTTTGGAAACGAAGCAATTTCAGACTCCATTCCTTTCTGTTATATCCCCTCATCTCTCATCACATTCCAATGAGGCACCTTTGCACATGATTTATAATTTTcgttatttttttgaaaattttggttatttttaatatcttatttgaGTAGAGTATGATATTAGtaatgtctccctctctctctctttttatttttgagagggagatagagcatgagttggcgggggcgggggggagagaaagagaatcttaagcaggctccacgcccagcacaaaGCCAGACTaagagctcaatctcaggacttgagatcatgacctgaagtgacagcaagagtcagaggtttaccCGACTGAGCTACCCCGGTGCCCTGACATTAGTATCTTGGATGATGTTCCCAATGCCTCAGTCGTCTGCCATATTGGGAGCAAATTATTCTGCGTAAATGATCCTTGCAGATGATGGAGGAGAACTAGTGATAGAGTTTGGGTATAGCAGTTCTGATCTTGAGAACAGACTTTGCTGACTTGTTAATTATAATGGACCTTTCATGAAAAGTTTCATGACAACCAAACAGAGGGTTTTCCTTTGTGCGTATCGACTGGGAAAGTCCTTCAAAGTAAAAGCATTTCTCCTGGATTGACATGGGCTATTTTATTCCCCCATCGTTCATGGGAGACCCTTagaagaaatgtctatttctaCCCTATGCTGGGGAGAGTTGGAAACCCACGATCCGAGAGTGGGCAAGCCTTGACTTGACACCTGTTCTGTGGGACAGTGATCtcagtgtggggcacctggatggccccaTGCCTCAGGTTTTCATAGAAGGAGGCACAAGAAGATTGACCACCATGCCAGAAGGCATTGGAATCTGCCCTCTCCTAATTCTGGGTTCTTAGCTTCTCTGatcctccatttcttcctgtgaCATGGGGCCATTAGAGGTCTGAGGTTATAATAAGATCATGTGTCTGGTGCCCTTAGCACACCATGGCTGGTAAGCCATGACATCACCTTTGTTACTATTATCTCTGCCAGTGCTTTCCTGTGGAGGTGGGAAGGGTTGGGGGTTCCACTCTCAGAAGTAGTTACAACTCAAAATCAACAGAAATTGCTGACAAGCTGGATAGGGCTTGCATCAGGGACCAAGGAGTATAAACATCTCTTTGCAGTGCTGAGCTCCAGCTCTGCTGTACCTCCCGGGGTCACTTTGACCCTTACAGCCTTACTGCCCTTGAGCAGACAAGCAGATGCAGATGCGATGCCTGCCCGAGGCAGAAGGACGATTGGCTGTGGGCTTTGTTTCCACACATCTGcaacctccccctcctccccaacccccaccattcCAGCTCTGTCTTGGGGCAATCTTTGACCGCCTCAATTTCCCTAATAGGgtggtgtgggggttgggggagctgcagagggttGATTTCGAGGGATAGCAGGAGCGCCAAGTTTCCTGCGTTTAACATGTTTAAgaggcgcctgcctggctcagtcagtagagtgacCTTGGGGTTGGAGGttccagccccatattgggtgtagagatgacttaataaaataaaatcttaaaaaactaaactaaactaaactaaaatgtTCAAGACCAGTTcagttcctccccctcccccgagtGTCGAGCTCCTTTCGGACGTCCAGGTGAGTCCCGGGAGTGGGCTGCAGGTGACACCGTCCACGGAGCACCTTTGTGGCACGTTTCCTCCTTGACCGACCCGCGTCCTCCCTCGGCAATTCTCCCCATTTCCCAGTCCGACCCATCTGGAGCCGGATTCTCCCTCCGCTCCGGCGCGCCCATTGCgcattcgggggggggggggcggcggcagAGGTCCGGGAGCGCTCGCCACGCCTGCCCGCGGGGCCCCGGGGCTGGGTGAGGCCGGAGGCGGGGCCGGGCAGGGCAGCGGGGAGGGGGGTTGCGGGGCTCCGAGAGGACACCCGCCGCCTTAGCGGCCGGCACCTGCAGCCGTCGGATGGGTCCGCTGCCTCTGAGCCCGCCCGTAAtgctgcctctgctgctgctcctgctgctgctgggacCCGGACACGCCGGTGAGTGAGGGAGGAGTGCGGCCCCGGAGGAAGCGGGAGCCCTGCCTTCCGGTCCCTCTGCAGCCCCTCCAActcctcagcctcctcccctcccctcccgggGGCCCCAGGATCTCCTAGCGCTCCTCTCCCGGCCCACGGATGCATTCCTTACCAGGTTTCCAGGAAGCCTgtcccccagccctgtcccctcgCCTCCCAGGGCACCCTCCAGTCAGCGGGCCTGGGGGCCGTGAACTGATCGTTCACTCCACCTGTCGCTGAGGTCTAAGGTAGGGCTATCAGGGATTCACCTGGGAGGGGCAGGTGAAGGACTGAAAGTGGTTTTCTCACCTGCCCTTGGCCATCACTCTTGCAGAGGTCTCCTCAGCACCTGACAGTTTCTGGGGTGTACAGACACACCCAATCACAGGAAAATACAGGGATGCCCCatgagcagggagacaggcaggcaCAGAACAACTTCACCCTCTCTTGGGCATGCAGGTGTAGGGTTCATGGACAGGCTCACAcagggacacagcaaaggtatCTTggagggaacacacacacacacacacacacacacagctcaggCATACAGGACAGCCCCacatggagacacacacacacacacactcaggccaCGGGACGCCTGGACAGCCTCGGCACTCCCCAGCAGAGGCTGTCGCGGGCAGACAGAGCAAACAGACTCCAGAATGACCTACCTCACCTAATTTGGCACGGAGGGAGTGTTTTCCTTGGTTCCAAACTCAGCGCTGGACGGCTGCCCCATGCCTTGGTTCTCTCTCGAGGGCTGTGCCCAGGACCGTGAGATGGCCAGAGTGTGGTCAGGTCGCGGTGGGGGACAGCTTGGAGCATGGAGTTAGGACTGGGGCCATTTCAAGTATGCTCAGATGGGGAGTGACCCGTGGGGCTTGGTGGGTCCGGAGATCAAGGGACCTTTTCTGGAAGCCCACTCTGTGGAGCTGTTGTCCACCGCAGAGATCTGCCCTCAAAGATCTCCCAGTCGAGAAGTTTTCCCAGGGGTGCTTGGGTCGgttaggcacctgccttcagctcagggcatgatccgacggtcttgggatggagccccacgtcgggctgtctgctcagtggggaggctgcttctccctctccctctgccggccgctccctctgcttgtgcgctctctctgtcaaataaatacatacaatctttaaaagaaataaatagaaggtCACTTTCATAAGCAGACAGCTGCACAGTGTGGTAAGGACCCCTATAGTCCCCTGGGAGCAAGGCCGATTATAGAATGAGGTGACAGGTGAGCCTGGTGAACATGGGGTGAGGGTATGTTCCTTGCAGGGCGTCTGTGATGGGAGATTCAGCTGGAGGAGAAGTTAATGATGAGCAGGATCTGCGTGGGGGTTCTGAGAGAGGAtctgggaaggggggaggggcccaCTCATGCAGGGCATCTGGGCTGAGGCCCCTGAGTTTTATCTGGACGGTGGTGGGAGCCACGGTGCTAGGCgctgggtgctgggggtggggggcggttttGGGCAGATGTGTGGGCAGCTGGGAGCAGCACCTGGCCAGGAGGGAGGGCAAGGACTGGTCAcctagagaggaaggagaaacttTTAACTGGTCGCTATGTTGTCTCTCTATCTAACTCACCtctattcccccacccccacaaataTGGTACTTTGTCCAccgagaaaacaaaaaacagccatGGGGTTAATTTTGGCCTGGACTCTTCTAAAAAGTCAGGGTGATCAAAacgtgttttaaaaaatttttttggaaaggttttatttatttgacagtgagagagcacacgagcagggagagtgacaggcagaaggagagggacaaacaggctccccattgagcagagagcccaacaacatggggctcgatcccaggaccccgggatcatgacctgagtcaaaggcggatgcttaatcaactgagccacccatgcggcCCTGAAAACTTGTTTTAGATGAAAAGAGGTGAGACACACTGTACAGACCTGGCTTGGCTCCTCCGGCCCCAAGAGATGGAGAGTGGACACCCAGGAATCCAGCAGGCTGCCGTGTGAGTTTCTGCTCTGGGTCACGCCAGCCCTGtgcttctctaagcctcagtctccccatctgtaaatgggaTAACAGCGGCCCACAAGACAAGGAGGCTATGCTGTTGACAACAAGAGACACCCGTCCATTTTGGAGCATGGTGCTTGGTAGGGGGTGAGGCTCAAGTGATCGCACTCTTTACTGCTGCTCTGTtcgttttttgggttttttttttttttttaagatttatttatttatttatttcacaggcagagatcacaagtagttagagaggcaggcaaagagagagaggaggaagcaggctccccgctgagcagagagcccgatgtggggctccatcccaggaccctggaccatgacctgagccgaaggcagaggcttaaccactgagccacccaggtgcccctctgtttgGTTTTATTGACCAATGCCAGAGACCAGACTCATTCGTGGCCTTCACCAGAAGGAGGAGTTCCTTTGGGATCATCGGATGTCCTGGTTACAGTGGGTTTAGAGGTCCCTGACCCCAAGCAGTGGCCCCATTGGTGCCTCTCAGCTCAGTCACCCTGGCAGGCCTCCTTCCCTTGCCATTATTGGGTGAAGAGGAAGGTGCACTGGTCTGGAGGTCAGAGTCTGGGTGAGAACCCCTCAGTCAGATCAGGTTCTTGttggctgtgtgactgtgggggtcatcctcagtctcctcttcctcacctgtgaaacaTTGGGGGGAGGGTCCAGTCCCTCCTGTTGTGCACTGCTGTGTGTCAGAGCTGCCCGGGTAACCAGACAGGTGACTGGGCTCAAGCCTCAGGGCCTCTCTATGTGGGAGGAAGCCATGCCTGGgcagtgaaaataaaagaagaaacagaagacctGCCCCAAAGTCTGGAGGGGCatgttgggggggcaggggaaacATACAGACAGGAAAGACCCTGCAGGTGAGCCTTCCTTGGTGGCAGGCACCCTGTTTAGCTCATCTTTGatgcccagtgcccagcacaggcaACTGGACAGACATTTGATGTGGAACTAGCTGTCTGACTTCATCCGGAGTAGACAAGGGCAGGAGACTGGAAATCAGGACATTCCAGGAAGAGGGaccagcctgtgcaaaggccccgTGGTGTGATTGTTCGGATGCTGTGGCTCTGtgacttgttttctctttcagggCTGCCTTGAAGACATTAATAATAGTTAGAGCTTGTCATGTGCCAGGGGCTTTACATGCATGATGGCATTTCATTCtccctattttataaatgaggaaaccaaggcccagagaggttgagtaagttgtctgaggtcacacagcgagGAAGTAGGAGATCTGCAGTTCAAACCCAAATGGTCATCCAAGCCCTTCTCGGACTATAGCCCTTCCCCATGCCCTGCCCTGCAGCCTCTGACCTTTGTTTCCCTCTAGCTTCCCAGAGGTCACACGTGCACCGGCGTGGGCTTCTAGAACTGGCAGGGACCATGAACTGTGTTGGCAGCCGCAGCCCCCTGTCCTACATAAGCTATGGTTGCTACTGTGGTCTGGGAGGCCATGGCCAGCCCCGCGACGCCATCGACTGGTGAGTGCGTGCTTGGACCCGGGCTTAGGAGGTCCCCCACCGCCTGGGGTAGTTAAGGCTTATTTAAGGGAATACCCACAACTGAGGTTTCTGTTTGGACTAGCACGATCCCAAGCGCATGGTACAACCTTGCAGACAGGGGGCCCTCTGGGTGATGTGACCAATGAGGACAAACcccggggggggggaggggggcagctgtcccccagcctggccctgggatgAATTACCTGGGCTGCAAAAATAACATAGAGTTGGTCAGACTTATTAGGCACCAGGAACTGTTTTGAGAAGCCCTCTCAGTCCTCACAACAAtctcatttcagagatgagggCACTGAAGCAGGAGAGATTAAATGGAGGACACCACGGATTGGTGTCTGGTGGCTGGTCTGCCTCCATCAGTAGACTGGGGGCTCCTTGAGAGCAGAGCGCATCTGGCTGACCTCTCCCTGCTGGGTCCCACTGAGGGCTCTGGACACAGTGGGACTAGTGGCTGGATGGAGACAGtgccagtgaatgaatgaatgatgggcAGGTTTGGGGAGATTTGTGGATGTTTCTCAGAATGGCTCGACAgcaaattatcatttatttcaatATCAatcatatatatcaatatatatcaatcatatatatatcaataattatcattattattattatggttgATGTCCTATTATGTGGCAGACCctgggctgggcactggggacacTGTTGAGAGTGGACAAGAAATGGTCCTGTCCGCACAGAGCTCTGGCCAGTACGGAGGACAGAGGCTCATCCGTCTTTTCCCTAAAATGAGAGTCTCGTTGTAAACCTGTCCTGGAGGGAAGGAACCCAGTTCTATGAGAGGGTGTAATCAGGAGACCGTCATAGACTGGGGAGGTTGGGAGCTGGGTGACATCTTGGGATCGGGGCTGACAcctggagagagaaaggatgggCAGGAAGCCatcccaggcagagggcaggTCCCATGCAAGGTCAAAGTCAAGAGGCAGGTGGGGCTCTGCTCATTCCCGGCACCAGGAGGAGGCAGGTGTGCTGGAGCTCAGAGACACAGAATGAGGCCAGCACGGGCCAGAGGACCCCACACAACGGGGTCAGCAAAATTACTTCCCTGGGAGGTGGGGATTCTTGGGGATCCAGCTTGGACCAGAAGATGCTGGCTCCCTGGGTGTCCTCATTTACCTGTGGTCCGTTCCTCCACCCACCTGATGGTCTGCCTATCTACCATCCACAGGTGCTGTCACCAGCACGACTGCTGCTACACGAAGGCGGAGCAGGCTGGCTGCAGACCCAAGACTGAGCGTTACTTCTGGCAGTGTGTCAATCAGAGCATCGTGTGCGGTGAGTCCCCAGCAGGGCCCGACCTCCCTCCCCCAGCGGCCCCGGGCATCATCCTGGCTGCAGGAACTCAccacctctcccagccctgcaggGATCACCCCTTTGTCCATTTCTagagaaatagacaaagaaaTCAGGACAAAAGCCAACAAGGAAAGGTCACCAGGTATAACCGACGTTGATGTCCATCAGCTGGGGGCATGGATAGATAAACCTGTGATGTGTTCTTACCATGGACGACTCTGCAACCCAGAGAAAGGGATAAGGTAGCAGCACCTCAGGCTGACACGAGAAAGTGTTGAGTGGAAAAGCAAACCACAGGGTGACGTATCCAGCAAAGCacaatttctgttaaaaaaaaaaaaagcagcagcttgCAACATAGTAGCATGCTTGCTTTCCACCGAGAGCTGCAGATACTTGCAAAGCTCAGAAAAAGGTATGTAGAGACACATGGCACGCTGCAGGGGGCCGTGGTCATCCCCAGGCACCAGATCGGACTGAGGCAGGGGAGGCGGAAGGCAAGTTCACGTTCCTGTAATGTGTCTCTTCCTTTACAAAGAGAATGTCTTCATGAATTACTTTTGAGTCAAAGcttagaaagaaaaggagtgCACGGCCTGAGCTGTGTAAGGGTGATGTTCCCGATCTCTGCCAATTACTCTGACAGGCatcagaatgaatgaaaatgaaaaaaggtgGACAGATGGACGGGTGGGTGGACAGACGGAGGGAGGACAGGTGAAGCGGAGCATCAGTGGTACACACGGCAAGGCAGGTGTACACATGTTCTCCGTGGTTCATTCggcttttctctgtgtttggaATTTTCTGCAACAGAATGTTag encodes:
- the PLA2G10 gene encoding group 10 secretory phospholipase A2 is translated as MGPLPLSPPVMLPLLLLLLLLGPGHAASQRSHVHRRGLLELAGTMNCVGSRSPLSYISYGCYCGLGGHGQPRDAIDWCCHQHDCCYTKAEQAGCRPKTERYFWQCVNQSIVCGPTENKCQELLCKCDKEIAYCLAQTQYNLKYLFYPRLLCEKDSPQCD